From a single Sebastes umbrosus isolate fSebUmb1 chromosome 17, fSebUmb1.pri, whole genome shotgun sequence genomic region:
- the dpf2 gene encoding zinc finger protein ubi-d4 isoform X2 produces the protein MAAVVENVVKLLGEQYYRDAMEQCHNYNARLCAERSVRMPFLDSQTGVAQSNCYIWMEKRHRGPGIAPGQLYTYPSRRWRKKRRSHPQEDTRLVFPPVKSEIEVGLKKDAVLSADGSSLEALLKGDSVEKRPTAELRGSEEDSNQSDYTGGLNPAARIRKRVLEPDDFMDDLDDEDYEEDTPKRRGKGKGKGRGVGSNRKKLDTAAAEDRDKPYACDNTIKQKHISKPSERVCGKRYKNRPGLSYHYAHSHLADEEGEEKEEMVIHEPVLPPPDEPKTPKKGPDGLALPNKYCDFCLGDSKNNHKTGQSEELVSCSDCGRSGHPSCLQFTPVMMAAVKTYHWQCIECKCCNICGTSENDDQLLFCDDCDRGYHMYCLNPPMAEPPEGSWSCHLCLDLLKDKASIYQNAPPS, from the exons ATGGCCGCTGTTGTTGAGAATGTTGTCAAACT GTTGGGAGAGCAGTACTACAGAGACGCCATGGAGCAATGTCACAACTACAATGCCAGGCTCTGTGCTGAGAGGAGTGTCCGAATGCCGTTCCTCGACTCTCAGACCGGTGTGGCTCAGAGCAACTGCTACATCTGGATGGAGAAGAGACACAGAGGACCAG GCATAGCTCCAGGGCAGCTCTACACCTACCCAtccaggaggtggaggaagaaacGTCGATCTCATCCTCAAGAGGACACTCGGCTTGTCTTCCCTCCTGTCAAGTCAG AGATTGAAGTAGGACTGAAGAAGGATGCTGTGTTATCAGCCGATGGCAGCAGCCTGGAGGCCCTGCTGAAGGGGGACTCCGTGGAAAAACGTCCGACCGCAGAGCTCCGAGGGTCTGAGGAGGACTCAAACCAGAGTGACTACACCGGAGGCCTGAACCCTGCTGCTCGGATTAGAAAG AGAGTCCTCGAGCCAGATGACTTCATGGACGACCTGGATGATGAAGACTACGAGGAAGACACGCCTAAAAGAAGAGGCAAGGGGAAGGGCAAG ggTCGAGGAGTGGGCAGTAACAGGAAGAAGCTGGATACAGCAGCCGCGGAGGACCGAGACAAGCCGTACGCCTGTGACA aCACTATCAAACAAAAGCATATTTCAAAACCGTCTGAAAGAG TCTGTGGGAAGCGCTACAAGAACCGTCCTGGTCTGAGCTACCACTACGCCCACTCCCACCTGGCTGATGAGGAGGgtgaggagaaggaagagatgGTGATCCACGAGCCCGTACTGCCGCCGCCTGATGAGCCTAAAA CTCCCAAGAAAGGCCCAGATGGTCTCGCTTTGCCTAATAAGTACTGTGATTTCTGCCTGGGAGACTCCAAGAACAATCACAAGACTGGCCAATCAGAAGAGCTGGTGTCCTGCTCCGACTGCGGACGCTCAG GCCACCCCTCCTGTCTGCAATTCACTCCTGTAATGATGGCTGCCGTGAAGACGTACCACTGGCAGTGCATAGAGTGCAAGTGCTGCAACATCTGCGGCACCTCAGAGAACGAC GATCAGCTTCTGTTCTGTGACGACTGTGATAGAGGCTATCACATGTATTGTCTCAACCCGCCCATGGCTGAACCTCCAGAGG GGAGCTGGAGCTGTCATCTATGTCTGGACCTTTTGAAAGACAAGGCATCCATATACCAGAACGCTCCACCATCGTGA
- the dpf2 gene encoding zinc finger protein ubi-d4 isoform X1: protein MAAVVENVVKLLGEQYYRDAMEQCHNYNARLCAERSVRMPFLDSQTGVAQSNCYIWMEKRHRGPGIAPGQLYTYPSRRWRKKRRSHPQEDTRLVFPPVKSEIEVGLKKDAVLSADGSSLEALLKGDSVEKRPTAELRGSEEDSNQSDYTGGLNPAARIRKRVLEPDDFMDDLDDEDYEEDTPKRRGKGKGKGRGVGSNRKKLDTAAAEDRDKPYACDNTIKQKHISKPSERVCGKRYKNRPGLSYHYAHSHLADEEGEEKEEMVIHEPVLPPPDEPKSKTPKKGPDGLALPNKYCDFCLGDSKNNHKTGQSEELVSCSDCGRSGHPSCLQFTPVMMAAVKTYHWQCIECKCCNICGTSENDDQLLFCDDCDRGYHMYCLNPPMAEPPEGSWSCHLCLDLLKDKASIYQNAPPS from the exons ATGGCCGCTGTTGTTGAGAATGTTGTCAAACT GTTGGGAGAGCAGTACTACAGAGACGCCATGGAGCAATGTCACAACTACAATGCCAGGCTCTGTGCTGAGAGGAGTGTCCGAATGCCGTTCCTCGACTCTCAGACCGGTGTGGCTCAGAGCAACTGCTACATCTGGATGGAGAAGAGACACAGAGGACCAG GCATAGCTCCAGGGCAGCTCTACACCTACCCAtccaggaggtggaggaagaaacGTCGATCTCATCCTCAAGAGGACACTCGGCTTGTCTTCCCTCCTGTCAAGTCAG AGATTGAAGTAGGACTGAAGAAGGATGCTGTGTTATCAGCCGATGGCAGCAGCCTGGAGGCCCTGCTGAAGGGGGACTCCGTGGAAAAACGTCCGACCGCAGAGCTCCGAGGGTCTGAGGAGGACTCAAACCAGAGTGACTACACCGGAGGCCTGAACCCTGCTGCTCGGATTAGAAAG AGAGTCCTCGAGCCAGATGACTTCATGGACGACCTGGATGATGAAGACTACGAGGAAGACACGCCTAAAAGAAGAGGCAAGGGGAAGGGCAAG ggTCGAGGAGTGGGCAGTAACAGGAAGAAGCTGGATACAGCAGCCGCGGAGGACCGAGACAAGCCGTACGCCTGTGACA aCACTATCAAACAAAAGCATATTTCAAAACCGTCTGAAAGAG TCTGTGGGAAGCGCTACAAGAACCGTCCTGGTCTGAGCTACCACTACGCCCACTCCCACCTGGCTGATGAGGAGGgtgaggagaaggaagagatgGTGATCCACGAGCCCGTACTGCCGCCGCCTGATGAGCCTAAAAGTAAGA CTCCCAAGAAAGGCCCAGATGGTCTCGCTTTGCCTAATAAGTACTGTGATTTCTGCCTGGGAGACTCCAAGAACAATCACAAGACTGGCCAATCAGAAGAGCTGGTGTCCTGCTCCGACTGCGGACGCTCAG GCCACCCCTCCTGTCTGCAATTCACTCCTGTAATGATGGCTGCCGTGAAGACGTACCACTGGCAGTGCATAGAGTGCAAGTGCTGCAACATCTGCGGCACCTCAGAGAACGAC GATCAGCTTCTGTTCTGTGACGACTGTGATAGAGGCTATCACATGTATTGTCTCAACCCGCCCATGGCTGAACCTCCAGAGG GGAGCTGGAGCTGTCATCTATGTCTGGACCTTTTGAAAGACAAGGCATCCATATACCAGAACGCTCCACCATCGTGA
- the dpf2 gene encoding zinc finger protein ubi-d4 isoform X3: protein MAAVVENVVKLLGEQYYRDAMEQCHNYNARLCAERSVRMPFLDSQTGVAQSNCYIWMEKRHRGPGIAPGQLYTYPSRRWRKKRRSHPQEDTRLVFPPVKSEIEVGLKKDAVLSADGSSLEALLKGDSVEKRPTAELRGSEEDSNQSDYTGGLNPAARIRKRVLEPDDFMDDLDDEDYEEDTPKRRGKGKGKGRGVGSNRKKLDTAAAEDRDKPYACDICGKRYKNRPGLSYHYAHSHLADEEGEEKEEMVIHEPVLPPPDEPKSKTPKKGPDGLALPNKYCDFCLGDSKNNHKTGQSEELVSCSDCGRSGHPSCLQFTPVMMAAVKTYHWQCIECKCCNICGTSENDDQLLFCDDCDRGYHMYCLNPPMAEPPEGSWSCHLCLDLLKDKASIYQNAPPS from the exons ATGGCCGCTGTTGTTGAGAATGTTGTCAAACT GTTGGGAGAGCAGTACTACAGAGACGCCATGGAGCAATGTCACAACTACAATGCCAGGCTCTGTGCTGAGAGGAGTGTCCGAATGCCGTTCCTCGACTCTCAGACCGGTGTGGCTCAGAGCAACTGCTACATCTGGATGGAGAAGAGACACAGAGGACCAG GCATAGCTCCAGGGCAGCTCTACACCTACCCAtccaggaggtggaggaagaaacGTCGATCTCATCCTCAAGAGGACACTCGGCTTGTCTTCCCTCCTGTCAAGTCAG AGATTGAAGTAGGACTGAAGAAGGATGCTGTGTTATCAGCCGATGGCAGCAGCCTGGAGGCCCTGCTGAAGGGGGACTCCGTGGAAAAACGTCCGACCGCAGAGCTCCGAGGGTCTGAGGAGGACTCAAACCAGAGTGACTACACCGGAGGCCTGAACCCTGCTGCTCGGATTAGAAAG AGAGTCCTCGAGCCAGATGACTTCATGGACGACCTGGATGATGAAGACTACGAGGAAGACACGCCTAAAAGAAGAGGCAAGGGGAAGGGCAAG ggTCGAGGAGTGGGCAGTAACAGGAAGAAGCTGGATACAGCAGCCGCGGAGGACCGAGACAAGCCGTACGCCTGTGACA TCTGTGGGAAGCGCTACAAGAACCGTCCTGGTCTGAGCTACCACTACGCCCACTCCCACCTGGCTGATGAGGAGGgtgaggagaaggaagagatgGTGATCCACGAGCCCGTACTGCCGCCGCCTGATGAGCCTAAAAGTAAGA CTCCCAAGAAAGGCCCAGATGGTCTCGCTTTGCCTAATAAGTACTGTGATTTCTGCCTGGGAGACTCCAAGAACAATCACAAGACTGGCCAATCAGAAGAGCTGGTGTCCTGCTCCGACTGCGGACGCTCAG GCCACCCCTCCTGTCTGCAATTCACTCCTGTAATGATGGCTGCCGTGAAGACGTACCACTGGCAGTGCATAGAGTGCAAGTGCTGCAACATCTGCGGCACCTCAGAGAACGAC GATCAGCTTCTGTTCTGTGACGACTGTGATAGAGGCTATCACATGTATTGTCTCAACCCGCCCATGGCTGAACCTCCAGAGG GGAGCTGGAGCTGTCATCTATGTCTGGACCTTTTGAAAGACAAGGCATCCATATACCAGAACGCTCCACCATCGTGA
- the dpf2 gene encoding zinc finger protein ubi-d4 isoform X4 — MAAVVENVVKLLGEQYYRDAMEQCHNYNARLCAERSVRMPFLDSQTGVAQSNCYIWMEKRHRGPGIAPGQLYTYPSRRWRKKRRSHPQEDTRLVFPPVKSEIEVGLKKDAVLSADGSSLEALLKGDSVEKRPTAELRGSEEDSNQSDYTGGLNPAARIRKRVLEPDDFMDDLDDEDYEEDTPKRRGKGKGKGRGVGSNRKKLDTAAAEDRDKPYACDICGKRYKNRPGLSYHYAHSHLADEEGEEKEEMVIHEPVLPPPDEPKTPKKGPDGLALPNKYCDFCLGDSKNNHKTGQSEELVSCSDCGRSGHPSCLQFTPVMMAAVKTYHWQCIECKCCNICGTSENDDQLLFCDDCDRGYHMYCLNPPMAEPPEGSWSCHLCLDLLKDKASIYQNAPPS; from the exons ATGGCCGCTGTTGTTGAGAATGTTGTCAAACT GTTGGGAGAGCAGTACTACAGAGACGCCATGGAGCAATGTCACAACTACAATGCCAGGCTCTGTGCTGAGAGGAGTGTCCGAATGCCGTTCCTCGACTCTCAGACCGGTGTGGCTCAGAGCAACTGCTACATCTGGATGGAGAAGAGACACAGAGGACCAG GCATAGCTCCAGGGCAGCTCTACACCTACCCAtccaggaggtggaggaagaaacGTCGATCTCATCCTCAAGAGGACACTCGGCTTGTCTTCCCTCCTGTCAAGTCAG AGATTGAAGTAGGACTGAAGAAGGATGCTGTGTTATCAGCCGATGGCAGCAGCCTGGAGGCCCTGCTGAAGGGGGACTCCGTGGAAAAACGTCCGACCGCAGAGCTCCGAGGGTCTGAGGAGGACTCAAACCAGAGTGACTACACCGGAGGCCTGAACCCTGCTGCTCGGATTAGAAAG AGAGTCCTCGAGCCAGATGACTTCATGGACGACCTGGATGATGAAGACTACGAGGAAGACACGCCTAAAAGAAGAGGCAAGGGGAAGGGCAAG ggTCGAGGAGTGGGCAGTAACAGGAAGAAGCTGGATACAGCAGCCGCGGAGGACCGAGACAAGCCGTACGCCTGTGACA TCTGTGGGAAGCGCTACAAGAACCGTCCTGGTCTGAGCTACCACTACGCCCACTCCCACCTGGCTGATGAGGAGGgtgaggagaaggaagagatgGTGATCCACGAGCCCGTACTGCCGCCGCCTGATGAGCCTAAAA CTCCCAAGAAAGGCCCAGATGGTCTCGCTTTGCCTAATAAGTACTGTGATTTCTGCCTGGGAGACTCCAAGAACAATCACAAGACTGGCCAATCAGAAGAGCTGGTGTCCTGCTCCGACTGCGGACGCTCAG GCCACCCCTCCTGTCTGCAATTCACTCCTGTAATGATGGCTGCCGTGAAGACGTACCACTGGCAGTGCATAGAGTGCAAGTGCTGCAACATCTGCGGCACCTCAGAGAACGAC GATCAGCTTCTGTTCTGTGACGACTGTGATAGAGGCTATCACATGTATTGTCTCAACCCGCCCATGGCTGAACCTCCAGAGG GGAGCTGGAGCTGTCATCTATGTCTGGACCTTTTGAAAGACAAGGCATCCATATACCAGAACGCTCCACCATCGTGA